In a single window of the Streptacidiphilus sp. P02-A3a genome:
- a CDS encoding DNA repair helicase XPB, whose product MDGPLIVQSDKTLLLETSHPRAGDCRRAIAPFAELERAPEHVHTYRVTPLGLWNARAAGHDAEQVVDALVSFSRYPVPHALLVDVADTMDRYGRLTLSKHPVHGLVLTTTDRPVLEEVLRSKKIIPLVGARLDPDTVAVHPSERGQIKQVLLKLGWPAEDLAGYVDGEAHPIELEQDGWELRPYQQQAVEGFWHGGSGVVVLPCGAGKTLVGAAAMATAKATTLILVTNTVSARQWKHELVKRTSLTEDEIGEYSGTRKEIRPVTIATYQVMTTKRKGVYAHLELFDSRDWGLVVYDEVHLLPAPIFRFTADLQARRRLGLTATLVREDGREGDVFSLIGPKRFDAPWKEIEAQGYIAPADCCEVRVTLTDHERLAYATAEPEERYRFCATTATKRRVTQALVEKHRGVPTLVIGQYIDQLDELGEALNAPVIKGETSNPQREKLFDAFRNGEITVLVVSKVANFSIDLPEATVAIQVSGTFGSRQEEAQRLGRVLRPKADGHTAHFYSVVARDTVDQDFAAHRQRFLAEQGYAYRIVDADDVLQAD is encoded by the coding sequence GTGGACGGTCCACTCATCGTGCAATCAGACAAGACCCTGTTGCTGGAGACCAGCCACCCCAGGGCCGGCGACTGCCGCCGGGCGATCGCTCCGTTCGCGGAGCTGGAGCGGGCCCCCGAGCACGTGCACACCTACCGGGTCACCCCGCTCGGGCTGTGGAACGCCCGGGCCGCCGGGCACGACGCGGAGCAGGTGGTCGACGCGCTGGTCAGCTTCTCCCGCTACCCGGTGCCGCACGCGCTGCTGGTGGACGTCGCCGACACCATGGACCGGTACGGGCGGCTGACGCTGTCCAAGCACCCCGTCCACGGGCTGGTGCTGACCACCACCGACCGGCCGGTGCTGGAGGAGGTGCTGCGGTCGAAGAAGATCATCCCGCTGGTCGGCGCGCGGCTCGACCCCGACACCGTCGCCGTGCACCCCTCCGAGCGCGGCCAGATCAAGCAGGTGCTGCTGAAGCTCGGCTGGCCCGCCGAGGACCTGGCCGGGTACGTCGACGGCGAGGCGCACCCGATCGAGCTGGAGCAGGACGGCTGGGAGCTGCGCCCCTACCAGCAGCAGGCGGTCGAGGGCTTCTGGCACGGCGGCTCCGGCGTCGTGGTGCTCCCCTGCGGGGCCGGGAAGACCCTGGTCGGGGCCGCCGCGATGGCCACCGCCAAGGCCACCACGCTGATCCTGGTGACCAACACCGTCTCGGCCCGGCAGTGGAAGCACGAGCTGGTCAAGCGGACCTCGCTGACCGAGGACGAGATCGGCGAGTACAGCGGCACCCGCAAGGAGATCCGCCCGGTCACCATCGCCACCTACCAGGTGATGACGACCAAGCGGAAGGGCGTCTACGCGCACCTGGAGCTGTTCGACTCCCGTGACTGGGGCCTGGTCGTCTACGACGAGGTGCACCTGCTGCCCGCGCCGATCTTCCGGTTCACCGCCGACCTCCAGGCGCGGCGGCGGCTGGGCCTGACCGCGACCCTGGTCCGCGAGGACGGCCGCGAGGGCGACGTCTTCTCGCTGATCGGTCCCAAGCGCTTCGACGCGCCGTGGAAGGAGATCGAGGCCCAGGGCTACATCGCGCCCGCCGACTGCTGCGAGGTCCGGGTCACCCTGACCGACCACGAGCGGCTGGCGTACGCCACCGCCGAGCCGGAGGAGCGCTACCGCTTCTGCGCGACCACGGCGACCAAGCGCCGGGTCACCCAGGCCCTGGTGGAGAAGCACCGGGGTGTGCCGACGCTGGTCATCGGCCAGTACATCGACCAGCTGGACGAGCTCGGCGAGGCGCTGAACGCCCCGGTGATCAAGGGCGAGACCAGCAACCCGCAACGGGAGAAGCTGTTCGACGCGTTCCGGAACGGCGAGATCACCGTGCTGGTGGTGTCCAAGGTCGCCAACTTCTCCATCGACCTGCCCGAGGCCACCGTGGCCATCCAGGTGTCCGGCACCTTCGGCTCCCGGCAGGAGGAGGCGCAGCGCCTGGGCCGGGTGCTGCGGCCCAAGGCGGACGGGCACACCGCGCACTTCTACTCGGTCGTCGCCCGCGACACCGTCGACCAGGACTTCGCCGCGCACCGGCAGCGGTTCCTGGCCGAGCAGGGGTACGCCTACCGGATCGTCGACGCGGACGACGTGCTCCAGGCCGACTGA
- the hemC gene encoding hydroxymethylbilane synthase translates to MAQFLVGSRASTLARTQVREYLAPLRERFPEHVFTHRAILEGGDRDRKSTVASVSAVSGGSAFSTEQEAALLRGEVDVVVHSLKDLPTASPAGLVLLPPPDREDVRDALCGSTLDGLRKGARVGTGSPRRVAQLLAVRPDLELVPIRGNVPPRLQKIRTMGLDAVVLAVAGLRRLGLQDEIGEALPLDLFPPSPGQGALGIQVREDNAAVRELLSTVGDDSVDRRIRAERALLAELHGGCSVPVGAYAVTLPGGELELLAQVTSLDGRRRVSGTRSGRADEPEKLGAALAYELLDQGAGEILDAVRGTAAG, encoded by the coding sequence GTGGCACAGTTCCTCGTCGGCAGCCGGGCGAGCACGCTCGCCCGCACTCAGGTCAGGGAGTACCTGGCGCCGCTGCGCGAGCGGTTCCCCGAGCACGTGTTCACCCACCGCGCGATCCTGGAGGGCGGGGACCGGGACCGGAAGTCCACGGTGGCCAGCGTGTCGGCGGTGAGCGGCGGGAGCGCGTTCAGCACCGAGCAGGAGGCGGCGCTGCTGCGCGGCGAGGTGGACGTGGTCGTGCACAGCCTCAAGGACCTGCCCACCGCGAGTCCGGCCGGGCTGGTCCTGCTGCCGCCGCCGGACCGGGAGGACGTCCGGGACGCCCTCTGCGGATCGACCCTCGACGGGCTGCGGAAGGGCGCCCGGGTGGGCACCGGGTCCCCGCGCCGGGTCGCCCAACTGCTCGCCGTGCGCCCCGACCTGGAGCTGGTACCGATCCGCGGGAACGTGCCGCCGCGGCTGCAGAAGATCAGGACCATGGGCCTGGACGCGGTGGTCCTGGCGGTGGCCGGGCTGCGACGGCTCGGCCTGCAGGACGAGATCGGCGAGGCGCTGCCGCTCGACCTGTTCCCGCCGTCCCCGGGACAGGGCGCGCTCGGGATCCAGGTCCGGGAGGACAACGCGGCGGTCCGCGAGCTGCTGTCGACCGTCGGCGACGACTCGGTCGACCGGCGGATCCGCGCCGAGCGCGCGCTGCTCGCCGAACTCCACGGCGGTTGCAGCGTGCCGGTCGGGGCGTACGCGGTGACCCTGCCCGGCGGCGAGCTCGAACTCCTCGCGCAGGTGACCTCGCTGGACGGGCGCCGACGGGTCAGCGGCACCCGGTCGGGCCGGGCGGACGAGCCGGAGAAGCTGGGCGCCGCCCTCGCCTACGAGCTGCTGGACCAGGGCGCGGGCGAGATCCTGGACGCGGTACGGGGCACTGCCGCCGGTTGA
- a CDS encoding esterase family protein, giving the protein MRLPRALRRAAALPPAAAALTALALALTLSGCGSAAHPAAAPAPTGTPLATPSHAARPSAPPSPTQTAVSLPTGPPAALELAENTSVGPIYVTTLHGAKSGVSGKVWVWLPPQYHDPKYAHYGFPVVTMYSGGASAGYNTWTDQQQLPIQAEDVALAAQGKASPFIMIMPIQNFHDDDDRLLDCSDIPGHQRMATWMGEDVPDFARANFRTLTSRDGWGVMGASTGGLCSAKLALQFPRTFSTAVPIDGYFIPDSLYWQGHDAAWRANNPQLMVARSTANVSMLVTAGGAEPYEQSVVQAFVKAARTSPSVHLTYYVLPHADHLTSDFKRLIPMTLEYLSQHLAKPTAG; this is encoded by the coding sequence ATGCGCCTGCCCCGTGCCCTCCGCCGCGCCGCGGCCCTGCCCCCGGCGGCGGCCGCGCTCACGGCCCTGGCCCTCGCGCTGACCCTGTCGGGCTGCGGCTCCGCCGCCCACCCGGCCGCCGCCCCCGCGCCGACCGGTACGCCGCTGGCCACCCCGAGCCACGCCGCCAGGCCCTCGGCGCCGCCGTCCCCCACGCAGACCGCGGTGTCGCTGCCGACCGGTCCCCCGGCCGCGCTGGAGCTCGCCGAGAACACCTCCGTCGGACCGATCTACGTGACCACCCTGCACGGTGCGAAGTCCGGGGTCTCCGGCAAGGTCTGGGTGTGGCTGCCGCCGCAGTACCACGACCCGAAGTACGCGCACTACGGCTTCCCGGTGGTGACCATGTACTCCGGCGGCGCCAGCGCCGGCTACAACACCTGGACCGACCAGCAGCAACTGCCGATCCAGGCCGAGGACGTGGCGCTGGCCGCGCAGGGCAAGGCCAGCCCGTTCATCATGATCATGCCGATCCAGAACTTCCACGACGACGACGACCGCCTGCTGGACTGCAGCGACATACCCGGCCACCAGCGGATGGCCACCTGGATGGGCGAGGACGTCCCCGACTTCGCCCGCGCCAACTTCCGCACCCTCACCAGCCGCGACGGCTGGGGCGTGATGGGCGCCTCCACCGGCGGCCTGTGCAGCGCCAAGCTCGCCCTCCAGTTCCCGCGGACCTTCAGCACCGCGGTCCCGATCGACGGCTACTTCATCCCGGACTCGCTGTACTGGCAGGGCCACGACGCCGCCTGGAGGGCCAACAACCCGCAGCTGATGGTCGCCAGGTCCACCGCGAACGTCTCGATGCTGGTCACCGCGGGCGGCGCGGAGCCCTACGAGCAGTCCGTGGTGCAGGCCTTCGTCAAGGCCGCCCGCACCTCCCCCTCGGTCCACCTGACGTACTACGTCCTCCCCCACGCGGACCACCTCACCTCGGACTTCAAGCGGCTGATCCCGATGACCCTGGAATACCTCAGCCAGCACCTGGCGAAGCCCACCGCCGGCTGA